GAATGGTCATTATTTTTTTGGACTGGCAGAATATAGCAGGAAATATTATGAATACACAAACTATAATATCCCGATAGACACGTTCCTGCTGAGTGGTGGTTACAGTTTTTATGTATGGGGAGACTTGATGCGAAATGTCAATCTTAATCTAGGAATTGGAGGTCTTGTAGGGTATGAGCAGGTTAATAGAGGTAATGAATTGATTTACGATGGCTCATTGCTTAAGTCAACAGGTAATTTCATTTACGGGGCAAGTAGTAAGTTGTCACTTGAAAGTTATCTGACAGGACATTTGGTTTTTCTGGTTAACGGGCAACTTCGCTTTTTGAAAAATAGTCAAATGGCCGAGTTTCATTGTCTGTTCGGCTTTGGAATAAGATATAATTTTTAAAAATAATATAAAATGAAAAATCTAATTAATAATAAAATTAGAATGCTATTCAAGTGTTTTCTCATACCAGTTATGGTTGGATTACTTGTACAATCTTGTGAGAAGGATGATTTGGAAATTCAGCAGAACTTTCCGTTTGAAGTGTCGGTTATGCCGGTTCCTAAGGAGATAGTCAAAGATGAATATGTGGAGATACGTATTACAATTCTTCCTGAAGGTAATTTTTCAGACACGAAATATTATCTTCGATATTTTCAATTTGAAGGAACAGGAAAGCTACAGTATTATAATACACATCCATATTTTCCCAATGATACCTTTCCGCTTTATGAAAAGGAGTTCAGACTGTATTATACTTCAACCTCGGAAGTTTCACAATCATTCACGGTATGGATTTTTGATAGTTTCGGAAATGAGAAAAAAATTGAATTTCAATTTAACAACAAAAACCAAACAGAGAAATACAATCCCTGGGTTGATCAATTTTATTAGTGCACTATCTGTTGGAATCTTTTATCTATAATTATTTATAAAGGATAGGCATTGATTACTACTTGCGAAAAGATGGTTGACCCTTGAAGGACAATCATCTTTTCGCGACGCTACAAGAATCCAGTCCATAATTGGCTCTGGATTCTTATTTTTAAGAAAATGAGGATTCTTATAATATACCTTCATCTGAAAAGGAGAAGGAATCTATAGAAGTTATTATACAATGATCCAGTAAGTTAATGTTTAATAGTTTGGCAGCCTCCTTTATTTTCTGTGTAATGTGTATGTCCTCACGTGAAGGTGTCAAGTTTCCGGAAGGGTGGTTGTGAGCTATTATAAATGACACGGCAT
The Chryseobacterium sp. W4I1 DNA segment above includes these coding regions:
- a CDS encoding conjugal transfer protein TraO, which codes for MSRLLIATLFLITINIESFAQQMIPGQTGIEFSYSVFPNSPKKQNYMLSTGLVSYAKNGHYFFGLAEYSRKYYEYTNYNIPIDTFLLSGGYSFYVWGDLMRNVNLNLGIGGLVGYEQVNRGNELIYDGSLLKSTGNFIYGASSKLSLESYLTGHLVFLVNGQLRFLKNSQMAEFHCLFGFGIRYNF
- a CDS encoding DUF3872 domain-containing protein, coding for MKNLINNKIRMLFKCFLIPVMVGLLVQSCEKDDLEIQQNFPFEVSVMPVPKEIVKDEYVEIRITILPEGNFSDTKYYLRYFQFEGTGKLQYYNTHPYFPNDTFPLYEKEFRLYYTSTSEVSQSFTVWIFDSFGNEKKIEFQFNNKNQTEKYNPWVDQFY